The Candidatus Eremiobacteraceae bacterium genome segment GGCCGATGATGTGCCGGCCGAGCCGCAGCCGGCGACGACAGCGGCGAACGCGACAGCCGTCAACCCCAGGCGCAAGGAGTTCATAGACATCTCCAACCGTCCTTATCGTGACATCTACCCTGTCAGGTCCAGGCTAGCGCGCGCACCTTAAACCGTGCTGAAGCGGTCGCGGCGAAAGTCGTTTCAGTTTTTCAGATTCATCATCGAGCCCGGCCGGCTATCCATAAACTCGATGTGCGAGATGACCGCGTTCCAGGCTGACGACGAGATGCCGATCGGGCTTCGAAACGGACTCTCGAGCTCGAAGATGAGCACCATCATCGTCGCGATGATGACCGCGACCGCGCCCGTCATGACGAGATGCGCGCCCGCGCTCTCGACTTGGAAGAGGTAGCAGAAGCCGACGACGACGATCGCGCCGATGAACAGCACGATCCATTGCAGCTCGGTGAGCGCCGCATCGCTGCCGCTCAAGCGCTGCTGGCGCGCGTCGTGTAGCGTGTTGAGCAACGCGATCTCGGCCGCCTGCGCGTTGGACTCGGTCGCATCGCGAGGGCGCAGCTGACCGACGGCGGTCGTCGCATCCATGATGATCGTGTCGCCCTGCAGGCTGAACCCGCCGTCGCGCATCTTCGGCCACTCGTCGTCGATCATGACGTGAGAGTAGTCGAGCATGTCCGCGCGCATGACGCGGCGCGCTGCGGGAGCTCGACCGCGTCGTGCCAGGCATCGAGGACGCTCGCCGTCTCCGACGCAAGTCGTTCTTGCGCCGTCTGATAGTGTTCCCAGGTGACGACGGTCATGAAGCCGAGGACGACCGCGTAGAGCGTGCCGACGACGGCGATGATGAAACCGGCGACTTCGTTGCGCCTGACGAATTCAGCCGACTTGAAGCGCCGGTGGACGAGTATCTGCCCTCCACAGGCGAGGGCCGCAGCGAGTACGATCGCGAGGAAAAGCAAAAGGTACGGCGGGATAGCGTAGAGCCCCATCAGGCTTTGAGGAACGTGCCTTCTTGCAGTTCCGTGAACGCCTCGCGCAGCTGCTCCTGGGTGTTCATCACGATGGGTCCGTACCACGCGACCGGCTCGCCGAGCGGCTTGCCAGATACGAGGAGAAAGCGGACGCCGTCCTCGCCCGCTTGGACGACGACCTCGTCACCATCGTCGAAGAGGACGAGCGATTTGTTCTCCGCGTTTGCAGGCGGCGCGGTGTCCGCCCAGGCGACCGGTTCGGTCGGCACGTCGAGCGGATCGGACGCGTTCGCGAATTTGCCGTCGCCCGCGAAGACATACGCGAAGGCGTGCCGCGTCGTCTCGACTGGGATCGAGCGTTTGCGGCCGGCCGGTACCGTGACGTCGAGATAGATCGGATCGATCGCGACCTCGTCGACAGGACCGCGCTTGCCCCAGAACTCGCCGCAGACGATGCGCACGTGCGTGCCGTCGTCGTCGGTCACCTCGGGTATGTCGCCGGAGATGACCTCTTGATAGCGCGGCTTCATCATCTTGAGCTTGGACGGCAGGTTCGCCCACAACTGAAAACCGTGCATGCGTCCGGTCGTGTCGCCCTTGGGCATCTCTTGATGGATGATGCCGCGACCCGCGGTCATCCACTGGACGTCACCCGATGCGATCGTGCCGCTGTGCCCGATGCTGTCGCCATGTTCGACGGAGCCGGCGAGCACGTAAGTGATGGTCTCGATGCCGCGATGCGGGTGCCACGGGAAACCCGGCAAGTAGTCGGCGGGGACGTCGTTGCGGAAGTCGTCGAGCAGCAAGAACGGGTCGAAGTCGGACGTATTGCCGAACCCGAACGCTCGCCGGAGATGGACGCCCGCGCCTTCGAGCGTCGGCTTCGATTTGATGAGGCGCTTGATCGGTCGAACTGACATGGGCCCGGCTTTCGCGAAGGCGATTTGAAGTTCTTTTAGTCCTTGGCGGACGGATTGTAGAGGTCGCGGTAGACGAACGCCAAGATGATCTGATAGCCGAGGAACGTCATGATCGCGCACGACCAAGCGAGGACGCGCGGATCGGGCCACACGAAGACGAGCACGAGCGGGATGAACTCGACCGCTTGCATGACGGTCCAGAACGACTTACCCGAAACGCGAAGCGCATCGACGTAGGGAAGGAAGAGCTCGATGTTCGGTTCGCGCTGCGCGAGCCTTCGCGTGTGGCGCGCGAAGAACGACGCGTAGCAGAGCACGAAAAACACGGAGATGAAGCGCAGCGTCAAGGCGTTCGAGAGCAGCGCGAGCATCGAGCCGAAGAACGCGTATTGCAGGTATGACATCCCGGCGAGCAGTGCGGCCGACGTCGACTGCGCCCAGCCGCGCACGATGAAGCCGCCCGTCCAGATGACGACGGCGACGCTGGCAATCGCGACGAGCGCGTTCGTCGGCACATCGACGACCGGGGGCGGATTGAGCAGCCAATTCATCGGATTGCTTCTAGGAAAAGCATTTGTGCCGCGTCCATCAAACGACTCCGCCCATACATGTTGTGCAGGGCCGAAAACGGTTGTTACGCCCGATACGCGGGCTGTCCTTGGACGATGCGGCTGGTCGCCGTCATCGCCGTCGGTCTAGCCGGCTGCAGCGCGCTGCCGCATCACTCCGGCATCTACGCGATCATCGATCTTGCGCCGCACGCCCAAGTGAAGGCGCTCGTACCGGCGGAGGCCGGTCACGTGCTCGTCGTCGCAGACGACCTGCAGACCCACAACGACACACTGATCGATGTGGCGTCCGACGGCTCCGTGAAAGCGCTGCCGGTGAGCGGGAACTGGCACGACATCACCGGCATTTCGCGTGGCACGGATGGAACCGTCTGGTTGTCGGCAGGCGATCCGCGAACGCGCCGCTACGAAGTCGCGCGCTATGCATCCGGCCGCGTCGAGTTCGAGCGTCGAACGGCAGGCTCGGCCGCATCGATCGCTGGCGCGCCGGATGGTTCCGCTTGGGTGGCGGAGACGTCGAACGATGAGATCAGGCATATCACAAGCGCCGGCGAACTCACGGAATTCAAGCTTGCGCGGATCGCTTTGGTGCCTCACGCCGGTCCGTGGAGCATCGCGATCGACAAGCTCGGTGATGCGTGGTTCACGCTCACGTGGGCGGACGCGATCGGGCGGATGACACCCGCGGGTAGGCTCTCCATATTCAAGGTCAAGACCCCGAATAGCCGGCCGCAGGGGATCGGCATAGGCCCGGACGGCGATGTGTGGTTCACCGAACTGACCGCGAATAGGATCGGACGGATCTCACCCGCCGGCGCCGTGACGGAGTTCGCGAGTCCGAGTATCCGAGACAATCCGCACGCGATAGTCGCCGGCATGAACGACGACCTCTGGTTCTGCGAGATCGGCACCATCGGTCGAATCACAACGTCAGGCGAGATCACGACTCGGCTGGCGCCGTTCGGTGCGTGCGGCGGGATCGGGGTCGATCGGTCAGGGCAGGTCTGGTTCACGCAAGACATCCCGTCGGCCTTATTTCGTGGACCAACGCGAACGGCAGTCGCGACGTTCACGGAAACGGACTGGTCGGAACGCTAGTTTGACGTCATTCGCGCAAGGCCGCGGCGGTCGAGCTAAAGCTCGACCGCTACATTCATCTTTAGTAAGGCGGCGGCGGTCCTTGCTCTCATGCGTCCAAAGCAAACGTGTAGATGATGAGGTAGTCGCGCGTCGTGGGGTTGCCGTCGAGCAGCGGGGAGCGGTAGACACTACCGCGCGCGGCCTTGAGAGCTGCGTCGTCGAGCTGCGAGCTGCCTGAGGACTGGACCACGACTGCAGCCTCGACCTGACCATCAAGGCCGATCGTCACGCGAACCGTTACGGTCCCTTCGACGTTCTCATCCTTGGCGATCTCCGGATAGTCCGGCGTCATTTTGCGGATGAATTCGCTGTCGACGATCTGCTCAGGTGCTCCGGGTGTCGGGCTTGCGGCGGGAGCAGCGGATGGTAGTGAGGTCGGCGGCGAGACGACTGGCGCCCCGGTCGGTGTCGCGATATCTGTGATCCCGCCGTGTTTCGGTTTGTTGTCGCCCGAACTTTGGTGTGGCGGGTGTACGGGGGGACGTGTCTCCGGCGAGCGGGTTTGTTGTTCGTGCGGCACCGCCGTCACGACGATGCGCGGGGTAGGCGCTGGAGTCGGGGTCGGGGTCGCCTTTATCAGGTGTTCGAGCTGCGCATATTGCAGCGGTGCGGCCGCCGCTGGTTGGAAGCGAGGAAATATGCTGCTGCCGACGCTGCCGATGACGACGTGGACGAGCGCCGAGGCGACGATAAACGAGAGCGTCAGCACCGCGAGCGCATATTTCTCGCGTTTCGTGAAGAGCGGCGGCGGCGAATCGGTTTGCGTGTCCATCGTGCACGCTATGTCGCGCTAGCGTGCCCGACGGTTCACATCGAGTGCTACTCGTGCGCGGATTCTTCGCCGCGTTCCGACTCCGTGTCGAGCGCATCGACCACTTCCGTGAGCCTGCGCACGATGGACGTCCGCCGGGGATCGTCCGGCCCACCGCTATACACCCCGATGAGCTGGCGGTAGTTCCATACGATCCGGTCGCGTCCGCCGTCGCGACTGAAGCGCGACCAAAGGCGGTCACCGACGACGCGGTAGTCATCGAGCATCGACCGCGCGTTGTGGAGCTTATCGGCGGCGCTGATGAGGTAGACGGAAACGTCGTCGTCGGCGGCGAGCTGCTCGATGTAATGCTGCTTGCGTTCGCGCCACGGCGCCTTGACTTTCGGGTCTTCTTCGAGCGAGTCGGAACACGACTCGACGATGTCGGCGACTCGAGATCCGAAATGTGTCCGAATCTCTTCGAGCCGCCGATGGCCGCCTTGATCCTCGGCAGCGTCGTGGAGCAGCGCGGCGATCGCCTCATCTTCCGTGCCGCCCGCGTCGATGACGAGGCCCGCAACCGCGAGCAAGTGGCCGAGGTAGGGAATCTTCGTGCCCTTGCGCCGCTGGTCTGCATGGACGAGCGCGGCATAACGTACCGCATCGAGAAAGCGGTCGGTGAGTCGGGTGCCGGTTTCATCCATCATCTATATAATAGCGTGGATTGGCGTCCCACCCAAGGCGGTCATCTTATGGACGGGTCGTTATCTGGACGGAATTCGCCATTAAGGGTTGACGCGGAGGAGTTCGTAGACGGCGGACCGTAGCGCCCTTGCCCCGTAACCAAAATCGAGGAGTCAAAGATGGCCACAGCCAGCAAAGTCGGCATCAAAGGCATCGACACGACGATGTATCTCGTCAAGGACGTCGATCGAGCGAAGAAATTTTACACCGATCTCTTGGGATTCGAGCCGACCCTCGAGTTCTTGCCCGTCGGCGTCGAGTGGACGTTTCCGACCGGCGAGACCTTCGGCCTCGTAAAACCGCCGAATGCGCCGTGGGAGAAATCAGGCGGCGTGCATTTCGGCGTCGAGGACATCAAAGCTGCAGTCGCCGAGTGCCAGGAGCGCGGTATCGTGTTCGAAGATGAAGCGAAGATCTACGAGACGCCCGGCTGCTTCTTGGCGTTCGCGCTCGATACCGAAGGGAGCGGCCTCATCCTCCACCAGTTGAAGCCCGGCCGCTAGGTCACTTCAGGCGCGCAAGCGCCACGATGTACCACGCGCCGTTCTTTTCACCGATCTCCAGCGACCCGTCGTCTTCCAAGACGCCGGGTCCGTGTTTATAGTAAAGGATGAGCTTGTTGAGCGGCTTGATGCTCGCCCCGTACGTGTGGCCGTTCGGGTCTGCGTAGTGCGGATCGGGATCGGGGGCGAGTTTTGTGACCTTCGTGCCGACGATCGTCTCGACTTCGAATGCCTTGAGCATCGTCTCGGTGAGCCAGCGCGACGATGTGTCGGCGGTACCCCAGTACACGAGCGAGTCGACTGTCTTTCCGTCATGTGCATTGATGGCATCGGATAGGCGTTGCGCGAGTTCTTGCGCCGTCTTCGGGAGCGCTGCCGCGGTCGAGCCGGCGCGAGAGGCGATCGGAAGGGCGAGCGCGAGACCCAAAGAGAGAAGAAGAGCTAGACCGAGTCCCAACTGGATAGCCCGCGGCGGTCGAGATGAATCTCGACCGCTCCCCATTTGACGTGAGTCTGGATCGCTAGGTTTCACTGTACACTTTGGACGTTTGCTGATCGCTCACGTTAGGTTTCTTGAAGTCGAGAATGCGGCGGACAGGCCGCTCGATCGCGGCGACGAGGCGATCGCGCACGCGCCGTTCCGTGATGTACCGTTCGACGAGCAACCAGCCGAGCGCGCCGACGAGCACGCCTGCTACCATCGCGGGGATCAAAGTCTGGCCGCCGGCGAATGCGAACCACGCCTCGATTGGATCGTGATAGAGGTAGATGCTGTACGCCATGATCCCGATCATCGCGAGCGCCCGATACGAGAGAACGCGTTGAAAGACGCCATTGGCGACGCCGGCAAGGACGAGGAAGAAGGCAGCGACCTGCCACCATATCTGGTTCTGCACGGCGTACGCGAGATGACCCTTCGGTTCGAGCCACAGCGAGGCGGCAACGGCGATGACGAACAACGCGGGCGCGAAGCGGTTCACTTTGTTTCCACGGATCGCAAGATCGGCCGCGATGATGCCGAGCAGAAAGCCCGGCAGCGTTGCGAAGTCGAGCCGCTGGAAGGGCGTGAACCAGTACACCGACGGAGCCGCGATCATGAGCGCGTAGATCGTCACCGGCCAGCGCATGTAGAGCCACATGAGAATCGGGAAGACGATGTACCACCGCATTTCGACGGCGAGCGTCCAGAAGGCACCGCATAGATTCGTTGAGCTGTTCAGGAAGAACAACTGCAAGACGCCGTTGCCGAATGTCGGCGGCAACTTGACCGTCGGCCACGGAACTTCTCCGCCGTGCGCGACCACGAAGAGCGAAACGGCGAGCAGCGCTAGGAACGCCACCCAATATGCAGGCACGATCCGGACGACGCGCCGGCAATAAAAGCGGACGACGTCGAACGAAAGCGCACCGGACTCGAAGCGCCGCCGCAAGATCGGGTAGGCGAGGCAAAACCCGGAAATGACGAAGAAGAGGTCGACGCCGTGCGCGCCCTCCTCGAGCGCGTGATAGGACCACCCTTGATGAAAATCCATCGTGTATTTGGCGCCGTGGCAAGCGACGACGAGGAGGATCGCGATGCCCCGCAGGCCGTCCATGTACGCAAGGTGCTGCGGCGCGACGCTTGGCGATGCGGAACTGGGACCGGGGATTGACGCATTGTCGTTCACGATGGGGTGAAGGTTGAACGCGCCCTCGCCGCATAAGCGTCGGGCATCATGCTAAAACGCTGCACTCTACCTATTGTTATCGTCCTAACGCTCGCCGTTCGGAGCCAAGCGGCCGCTGCGGCATCAAATGTCGAGCTTGTCGGGCATAATCCGCTCTTCAATCGCGGGATGAACGCCGCGCTCGCGCTCTACGACCACTACGTGTACGTCGGCGACCGGACCGACGGATCGTCTGTTTGCGTCGGTGCGACCGGCCTTCCGTCAGGCACGACGTGTCCGCATCCACATCCCGGGATACTCGTCGTCGACGTGAAGGACCCGTCGAAGCCGTCGGTCGTCGGGGAAATCGGGCCGCCTCACGCCGGCCTCGTCGGCATCACGACGCGCGAGCTGCGCGTCTGGCCCGCGAAAAAACTGCTCATCGTCATGAGCTTTCGGTGCAGCTCGGTCATCCACGCGTGCCCGAAGGGGACCGACAAAGACTTCCCATTCGACGTCTCGTTTTTCGATCTCGCCGATCCCGTCCATCCACGTTTCATCTCGAAGTACGTGCCGACGTCCCACGACGGTCGTGCCGTGAAGCCGCACGAGATGTTCCTCTGGATCGACCCTAACGACGCGGATCGCGGCCTGCTCTTCCTCTCGACGCCGACGATCGAGACCGATACCGCCCTGCCAAACCTCATCGTCGCGGACATCAGTCAGGTGAGCTCCGGCGGCACCGCGAGCGAGGTCGCCGAGGGGAATTGGAATCGTCTCTTCCCCGGCACGAATCGCCCGGACTACCCGTTCA includes the following:
- a CDS encoding DUF4239 domain-containing protein gives rise to the protein MRADMLDYSHVMIDDEWPKMRDGGFSLQGDTIIMDATTAVGQLRPRDATESNAQAAEIALLNTLHDARQQRLSGSDAALTELQWIVLFIGAIVVVGFCYLFQVESAGAHLVMTGAVAVIIATMMVLIFELESPFRSPIGISSSAWNAVISHIEFMDSRPGSMMNLKN
- a CDS encoding pirin family protein, which translates into the protein MSVRPIKRLIKSKPTLEGAGVHLRRAFGFGNTSDFDPFLLLDDFRNDVPADYLPGFPWHPHRGIETITYVLAGSVEHGDSIGHSGTIASGDVQWMTAGRGIIHQEMPKGDTTGRMHGFQLWANLPSKLKMMKPRYQEVISGDIPEVTDDDGTHVRIVCGEFWGKRGPVDEVAIDPIYLDVTVPAGRKRSIPVETTRHAFAYVFAGDGKFANASDPLDVPTEPVAWADTAPPANAENKSLVLFDDGDEVVVQAGEDGVRFLLVSGKPLGEPVAWYGPIVMNTQEQLREAFTELQEGTFLKA
- a CDS encoding TonB family protein, yielding MDTQTDSPPPLFTKREKYALAVLTLSFIVASALVHVVIGSVGSSIFPRFQPAAAAPLQYAQLEHLIKATPTPTPAPTPRIVVTAVPHEQQTRSPETRPPVHPPHQSSGDNKPKHGGITDIATPTGAPVVSPPTSLPSAAPAASPTPGAPEQIVDSEFIRKMTPDYPEIAKDENVEGTVTVRVTIGLDGQVEAAVVVQSSGSSQLDDAALKAARGSVYRSPLLDGNPTTRDYLIIYTFALDA
- a CDS encoding HD domain-containing protein — its product is MMDETGTRLTDRFLDAVRYAALVHADQRRKGTKIPYLGHLLAVAGLVIDAGGTEDEAIAALLHDAAEDQGGHRRLEEIRTHFGSRVADIVESCSDSLEEDPKVKAPWRERKQHYIEQLAADDDVSVYLISAADKLHNARSMLDDYRVVGDRLWSRFSRDGGRDRIVWNYRQLIGVYSGGPDDPRRTSIVRRLTEVVDALDTESERGEESAHE
- a CDS encoding VOC family protein; the encoded protein is MATASKVGIKGIDTTMYLVKDVDRAKKFYTDLLGFEPTLEFLPVGVEWTFPTGETFGLVKPPNAPWEKSGGVHFGVEDIKAAVAECQERGIVFEDEAKIYETPGCFLAFALDTEGSGLILHQLKPGR
- a CDS encoding acyltransferase; protein product: MDGLRGIAILLVVACHGAKYTMDFHQGWSYHALEEGAHGVDLFFVISGFCLAYPILRRRFESGALSFDVVRFYCRRVVRIVPAYWVAFLALLAVSLFVVAHGGEVPWPTVKLPPTFGNGVLQLFFLNSSTNLCGAFWTLAVEMRWYIVFPILMWLYMRWPVTIYALMIAAPSVYWFTPFQRLDFATLPGFLLGIIAADLAIRGNKVNRFAPALFVIAVAASLWLEPKGHLAYAVQNQIWWQVAAFFLVLAGVANGVFQRVLSYRALAMIGIMAYSIYLYHDPIEAWFAFAGGQTLIPAMVAGVLVGALGWLLVERYITERRVRDRLVAAIERPVRRILDFKKPNVSDQQTSKVYSET